In one Magallana gigas chromosome 9, xbMagGiga1.1, whole genome shotgun sequence genomic region, the following are encoded:
- the LOC136271338 gene encoding serine/threonine-protein phosphatase 6 regulatory ankyrin repeat subunit A-like, translated as MTSRPQTYKVAVNKLKINPFLLNNCMIDLDSKDWKLHKDDMKEIMQEKMESAFNLHGIEKEDFSPIQWSRIVESSSPFGFPLCAQLFAFDLKYRKFGIDFFLNPHAYMLSRVKGLIEDDSTKKTEGLFLLILINHIQNKLLKITEKEKCWKVLSDLQLTTELELEETHVDNLHALAKDIDRLEVFVRESPRHVYHFIHHSVQEAVQNYFVETYTTKAIEILPLHVLFPKMHRDYVLNFAPKLKSEFFKRLREELRNGNLCEVCQYEELKDNQVSKEFIEDMMKVEKDFIDILHTKDKNDIPLMHQLTLVVCEGTIQYILGHTTFKRICSDQELYNQYFYSLLACCKLQENRTLTEYILTAYSGEDIQNQFLKTNNTNASSESEEVTYLSPLHVALKHRNESAIQLLLKHKATFPHVRWQAWPFLHICCEYGVSQFCCPELLESVYEFENEKTLNPENELKRDLDYSKIKSVENEDLKDFVLKLHNLFKDPESPEMILLNLVEIPYLDITGKLILSFCSMPDVKERAEEMNKHPMNFANVDGNTVLHLYLKLYDDNEGLLEESEDEDIDSENESDCRLLSVEVCNNDSLELIKQRKAVHVNSTKHLSTIEVLCTSGIDLNMKNKSEQTPLMIEISKSRPSVEAISILLKYGADPNEDQFSQTCLNKIIKQNYKNYKISETIELLSLLIGHKAAVDKKDQNGDNLIFIELKRQNPRMKILRFLININIDMSVKDALGRNALCLALQLPNDVLQKERVVRALLISKKLNVLSRDKDGRSALGLAILDVKYHEKILQQIVDHETCAYPLHECIKENFAENIKIQALEYLMLTDPRKGNIRAVNDKHETVLITAAKSCPDMDKLFHFLMTKDIDINARDIYQNTALYYVIEANNIDLTKRSATIDLLLSKHPFVHDEDGIKDLHSPLLTALKFLIDRSYIVLTESIMHADEKSMQNSDLESPTLIMQNKDVSLNLEIVQKILDIAETDLKAYEADENKRTYLHYCASSRFSDDKALPICRRLVELGVDVDKKDKDGLTCVDMALKYSDKNYHTLMYLMSSCNLESFEIDEALQYLADNNSLNVEILKYMKENFLSRKKTRNILHYLASIGYEPKSYSKSQRDELFDVLQSCFAVDEENVDSKIPLHIAIEENSRSSCVLNFLRITKSFINKPDDDGNTALHLVLKSEREDSDVLTIVKQMIQLKVNVNSKNEMQRTPLMVAVTCLKERTSTIKAILKEKPDLNLRDREGSTILHHCIEAKKDDFTAYSLLSLFLDSGLRVPLNSKSGAGLTPLNLAATNMSYSRVLCILKLVHNKENMAVTVDKKGRSPLYNAADSLSGVHPLMVLERLIRSYIFLRQEDKPHLKTNKGYNVLEVCEKSKYRSLTDLLETKKTCEETIYNIIQKALIDVSGRLFEKSLDKFDDDFLRDNPLIPKKIETLIADSIPYLSKCRLEHLKDEVPEEDNENESSVLDLENVNNTK; from the coding sequence ATGACAAGTAGACCACAGACATACAAGGTAGCtgtcaataaattgaaaatcaatCCCTTCCTGCTAAACAATTGCATGATCGATTTGGATTCAAAAGACTGGAAATTACACAAAGACGATATGAAAGAAATTATGCAGGAGAAGATGGAATCTGCTTTCAACTTGCATGGTATTGAAAAAGAGGATTTTTCGCCGATACAATGGAGCCGCATTGTAGAGTCTTCTTCTCCTTTCGGGTTTCCTTTATGCGCACAATTATTTGCATTCGATTTGAAATATAGGAAATTTGGAATCGACTTCTTTTTAAATCCTCATGCCTATATGCTTTCCAGAGTGAAGGGTCTCATCGAAGACGATAGTACAAAAAAAACAGAGGGGCTTTTCCTCTTGATATTAATAAATCACATTCagaacaaacttttaaaaattacgGAAAAAGAAAAATGCTGGAAGGTTCTAAGTGATTTGCAGTTAACAACAGAATTGGAGCTTGAGGAAACGCATGTTGATAATTTACATGCACTAGCTAAAGACATCGATCGTCTGGAAGTCTTCGTTAGAGAATCTCCAAGACATGTGTATCACTTTATACACCACAGTGTTCAAGAAGCTGTCCAAAATTATTTCGTCGAAACCTACACTACCAAAGCTATTGAGATTCTAccattacatgttttatttccaaaaatgcACCGagattatgttttaaattttgcacCAAAATTGAAGTCGGAATTTTTTAAACGTCTTCGAGAGGAATTAAGAAATGGAAATCTTTGTGAGGTTTGCCAATATGAGGAACTTAAAGACAATCAAGTCTCAAAAGAGTTTATAGAAGATatgatgaaagttgaaaaagATTTCATAGATATTTTACATACAAAAGATAAAAACGATATCCCTTTAATGCACCAGTTGACACTCGTAGTATGTGAAGGAACGattcaatatattttagggCACACAACATTCAAACGTATTTGTTCAGACCAGGAACTTTATAACCAATATTTCTATTCATTATTGGCTTGTTGTAAATTGCAAGAAAATAGAACGTTGACTGAGTATATTTTAACGGCATATTCAGGAGAAGATATTcagaatcaatttttaaaaactaacaaCACCAATGCTTCATCTGAATCAGAAGAAGTAACATATCTATCCCCTCTACATGTAGCTTTAAAACACCGAAACGAAAGTGCAATACAGCTGTTACTTAAACACAAAGCAACATTTCCTCACGTGCGATGGCAAGCATGGCCTTTTCTGCATATATGCTGCGAGTACGGGGTATCGCAGTTTTGTTGCCCCGAGCTGTTGGAATCagtttatgaatttgaaaatgaaaaaacttTAAATCCCGAAAATGAACTGAAACGGGATTTAGATTACAGCAAGATTAAATCAGTTGAAAATGAAGATCTAAAAGACTTTGTATTAAAGCTTCATAATTTATTTAAGGATCCTGAATCACCCGAGATGATATTGCTGAATCTTGTTGAAATTCCATATTTAGATATAACAGGTAAATTGATATTATCATTTTGTTCAATGCCAGATGTTAAAGAACGTGCTGAAGAAATGAACAAACATCCGATGAATTTTGCAAACGTGGATGGAAATACAGTTcttcatttatatttgaaattatatgATGACAATGAAGGGCTTTTAGAGGAAAGTGAGGACGAAGATATCGATTCAGAAAATGAAAGTGATTGTCGATTACTTTCGGTAGAGGTTTGCAATAATGATTCTTTGGAATTAATAAAGCAAAGAAAAgctgtacatgtaaatagcaCTAAGCATTTGTCGACAATAGAGGTGTTGTGCACCAGCGGAATTgacttaaatatgaaaaataaatcagaaCAGACGCCTCTCATGATTGAAATCAGCAAGTCTCGCCCTTCTGTAGAAGCAATTTCAATCCTATTGAAATACGGAGCAGATCCCAATGAAGATCAGTTTAGTCAAACTTGTTTGAACAAAATAATCAAGCAGAACTACAAAAACTACAAAATAAGTGAAACAATAGAACTTCTTTCCTTGTTGATTGGTCATAAGGCCGCTGTCGACAAAAAAGATCAAAATGGTGACAATCTCATCTTCATTGAGTTAAAACGGCAAAATCCAAGGATGAAAATTTTGCGTTTTCTTATCAACATAAACATAGATATGAGTGTAAAAGATGCATTAGGAAGAAATGCACTGTGTTTAGCATTGCAATTACCAAACGACGTTCTCCAAAAAGAGAGAGTCGTTCGGGCCCTACTAATTTCAAAAAAGTTGAATGTACTTTCGCGGGACAAAGATGGACGTTCGGCTCTAGGTTTGGCTATATTAGATGTAAAGTACCATGAGAAAATATTGCAGCAAATTGTTGACCATGAAACTTGTGCATACCCCCTTCATGAATGCATTAAAGAAAACTTTgctgaaaacataaaaattcagGCTCTGGAATATCTTATGTTAACAGACCCAAGAAAAGGTAATATTCGTGCGGTTAACGACAAACACGAAACAGTATTAATCACTGCTGCAAAGAGTTGCCCTGACATGGACAAACTGTTCCACTTTTTGATGACCAaagatattgatataaatgcaaGAGACATATATCAAAATACTGCACTTTACTACGTAATCGAAGCAAACAACATTGACTTGACAAAACGAAGTGCTACCATTGATTTGCTTTTATCAAAACACCCCTTTGTTCATGACGAAGACGGAATCAAAGATTTACATTCACCTCTATTGACTGCTCTGAAGTTCTTGATAGATAGGTCATATATTGTGTTGACTGAATCAATTATGCATGCTGATGAAAAATCGATGCAAAATTCAGATCTAGAGAGTCCTACCCTTATTATGCAGAACAAGGATGTATCTTTAAACTTAGAAATTGTTCAAAAAATTCTTGACATTGCAGAAACTGATCTTAAAGCATACGAAGCTGATGAAAACAAACGGACTTATCTTCATTATTGTGCTAGTTCTAGGTTTTCAGATGATAAAGCGCTTCCTATTTGCAGACGCCTAGTTGAACTTGGTGTCGATGTTGACAAAAAGGACAAAGATGGTCTCACCTGCGTCGATATGGCTTTAAAATACTCGGACAAAAATTATCACACGCTTATGTATTTAATGAGCAGTTGTAATTTGGaaagttttgaaatagatgAGGCATTGCAGTATCTGGCAGATAATAATTCACTGAATGTTGAGATTCTCAAATACATGAAGGAAAACTTTTTGTCGcgtaaaaaaacaagaaatattttacACTATCTTGCGTCAATAGGATATGAACCAAAGTCCTATAGTAAATCCCAACGTGACGAGTTATTCGATGTTTTACAAAGCTGTTTCGCAGTAGACGAGGAAAATGTTGATTCAAAAATTCCTTTACATATTGCAATTGAAGAAAATTCACGCTCCTCATGCGTATTGAATTTTTTGAGgataacaaaatcatttattaataaacCTGATGATGATGGCAATACAGCTCTCCATTTAGTTTTGAAATCAGAGAGAGAAGACAGTGATGTCTTGACTATTGTTAAACAAATGATACAACTCAAGGTTAATGTTAATAGCAAAAATGAAATGCAACGGACTCCCCTTATGGTAGCGGTGACGTGCTTAAAAGAACGAACAAGTACAATAAAAGCAATTCTTAAGGAAAAACCTGACCTTAACCTAAGAGATCGCGAAGGATCTACAATTCTTCATCATTGCATCGAAGCAAAGAAAGACGATTTTACAGCTTATTCCCTTTTGTCCCTTTTCTTGGACAGCGGACTACGTGTACCTTTAAATTCAAAGTCAGGGGCGGGGCTTACACCATTGAACCTAGCAGCAACAAATATGTCGTACAGTCGGGTTTTGTGTATACTGAAATTAgtgcataacaaagaaaatatggCTGTCACAGTTGATAAGAAAGGCCGAAGCCCATTGTATAATGCAGCAGACTCTTTATCTGGAGTTCATCCTCTGATGGTACTAGAGAGACTAATTcgatcatacatatttttaaggcAAGAAGATAAACCACATTTGAAAACAAACAAAGGCTATAATGTATTAGAAGTCTGTGAGAAATCAAAGTACCGCTCTCTTACTGATCTTTTGGAGACTAAGAAAACATGTGAAGAAACAATTTATAATATCATTCAAAAAGCTTTGATCGACGTATCAGGAAGATTGTTTGAAAAAAGTCTTGATAAATTCGACGATGATTTCCTGAGGGATAATCCATTGATTCCGAAAAAAATAGAAACCCTCATTGCAGACTCTATTCCATATTTGTCAAAATGTAGACTTGAACATTTGAAGGATGAAGTACCAGAGGAGGATAATGAAAATGAATCTAGTGTCCTTGatcttgaaaatgtaaataataccaaataa
- the LOC105337316 gene encoding uncharacterized protein — protein sequence MNIINDLSTNCKVCDHPSLDTVCCDSDLCNDLFYRPTTTTPPLAPTAPLTGVVLVGKRQSADPQCEEVLPSACANIVAADPSVCAKDCLYKKCPVA from the exons ATGAACATCATAAATGATCTCTCAACAAATTGTAAG GTGTGTGACCACCCCTCCCTGGACACCGTCTGCTGTGACTCTGACCTCTGTAACGATCTTTTCTATAGACCCACCACCACAACGCCACCACTAGCCCCCACCGCACCCCTCACCGGAG TGGTACTGGTTGGCAAGCGTCAATCAGCAGATCCACAATGTGAGGAAGTCCTTCCTAGTGCATGCGCGAATATAGTAGCAGCCGATCCCAGCGTTTGTGCGAAAGACTGTTTGTACAAAAAGTGCCCGGTGGCATAA